The Maylandia zebra isolate NMK-2024a linkage group LG7, Mzebra_GT3a, whole genome shotgun sequence genome contains a region encoding:
- the macir gene encoding macrophage immunometabolism regulator encodes MEMDISGVSRTRVSILPTTDIKATLKPEAERPRCASTPCSPIRGTVAGYQILHMDSNYLVGFTTGEELLKLAHKWSEGNPEKARVSDAVSSSIKSTVPKSVDLGIHRSSRIFKAKGRYYQPYDIPATNGRRRRRMPSSSDTFLRSLAHGESGRALHAPLPLCLLKSKGAQSKSLDYLNLDKISIKESSDTEVLQYQLQHLNLRGERVFTRNKT; translated from the coding sequence ATGGAAATGGATATAAGTGGAGTATCCAGGACACGTGTCTCCATTCTTCCTACAACTGACATCAAAGCCACATTGAAACCAGAAGCAGAGAGACCTCGCTGTGCCAGCACCCCATGTTCACCAATCAGAGGTACTGTTGCAGGATACCAGATTCTCCACATGGACTCAAACTATTTGGTGGGCTTCACCACTGGTGAAGAGCTGCTCAAACTGGCCCACAAGTGGTCAGAAGGTAATCCTGAGAAGGCCCGTGTATCAGATGCAGTGTCCAGCTCCATCAAGAGCACTGTCCCTAAGTCTGTGGACCTGGGCATCCACCGGTCTTCACGTATTTTCAAAGCCAAAGGCCGGTACTACCAACCATACGACATTCCTGCTACTAATGGACGAAGACGAAGGCGTATGCCCAGTTCGAGCGACACCTTCCTCAGATCTCTGGCCCACGGCGAGTCTGGGAGGGCTCTGCATGCTCCACTACCACTCTGTTTGCTTAAAAGTAAAGGTGCCCAGTCCAAGTCTCTTGACTACCTTAATCTGGACAAAATAAGTATCAAAGAGTCATCAGACACTGAAGTGCTACAGTACCAACTGCAGCACCTCAACCTACGAGGGGAGCGTGTGTTTACCAGAAACAAGACATGA